The genome window TCTGCTCGGTCCCGTCCTGATGACGATTCTTTTTACCGGACAGGATACGCGTTCGCGCGTCACCCCGATCCTGCGTTATCTGATCGGCTTCGGATCGCTTTTTGGCTTATATTTATTGTTCAACCTTGCCATTGGCGGCACACCCATGCCGAATACCTTTTATGCAAAGCAGGCGGAATATACAGCTTGGCAGGCGCTCCCCATCACCACCCGCCTGGGGCAGATGTTTTTGCAATTACTGGTTGGTCCAAGCCTGGTGTTGATTCCCGGTGTTGTTGGATGGCTGGTCAAAGCCATCAAGGCGCGCATGTGGGGCGGTCTCGCAGCATGTATCTGGTGTTTTGGATACATGTGGTTGTACATCTCCCGTCTTCCTGTGTATCAACATGGGCGCTATATCATGCCAGCCATGCCGATATTTTTTCTCCTCGGGTTGCTGGCATTTGCCGACTTTGACGGCAGCGGAAGGCTTTCTCGTTATCATTGGGCATTACAAACTCTTTGGCGGGGCAGTATTGCCATGCTTGTTTTTGGGTTTGTCTTTCTCGGCGCGCGCTCCTATGCCCAGGATGTGGGTGTCATCGAAAGTGAAATGGTCGTCACTGCAAAATGGGTTGCCGATAACCTGCCTCCAGATTCAGTCATTGCGGCGCATGACATCGGTGCGTTGGGCTATTTTGACAATCATGAGTTGATAGACCTGGCAGGTTTGATCTCGCCCGAAGTCATCCCCTTTATTCGTGATGAAGCAAGAATTGCGATCTTCCTTAATGAAAAAGGCGCAGATTACCTGATTGCTTTCCCCGATTTTTATCCGATGCTTTCCCAGAATGCTGAAAAGGTCTTTACAACCAATAGCGCCATCACGGCTTTATTTGAGCAGCAGAATATGGTTGTCTATCTGTGGAAAAGCCCATAATGGGTTAAAATATGCGTGTTTCAAAAATACCCGATGCAAAAGAGAGAATGGGCTTGGGATGAACCAGATAACCCTACTGATTGTTGACGATCACCCGTTGTTCCGCCAGGGCGTTGTGGATGCCTTATCGCTGGAGCCCGACATGCGTATCATCGCCCAGTCGGCGACCGGGGACGAAGCCCTGGAGTTGATTCGCGCCAAGAAGCCGACGATTGCCGTCCTGGATGTTAATCTGCCCGGCATGAATGGTCAGCAGATTACTCATCAGGTTTCGCAGGACAGGCTGGCAACCAGAATTATATTGATGACCGGCTATGACGATGTTGAGCAGGCCATCCACGCCGCGCTTGCCGGCGCCTATGGCTACTGCTCCAAGGATATTGAGCCGCAATCCCTTTCCCGCATCATTCGTGAGGTGGCGGAGGGAAAATATGTTTTTGCCAACAACGTCTTTACCCGCCGCGAACTGGAGCTGTGGGTGGAAGATAGAATTGAGGGTGCGCGCCGCTCATATAGTGAGCCTGGCACTCCGTTCCATCCCCTGTCTGACCGCGAAATGGAAGTCCTGGCCTGTGTAGTGCGTGGGATGAGCAATAAGGAGATTGCCACCCTTCTGGGCATCAGCCATCAAACGGTTAAGAATCATGTCACTGCAATCTTGCGGAAGTTTGGTGTTGAGGATAGGACTCAGGCGGTTGTATATGCCTTGAAGCGGGGATGGGTAACATTGAAAGACACGGATATTCGCCCCCAGGAGTGATACTATGACCAGTAAAGAACCCGTGGATTATCGGAGTGAACTGGATGAAACGCAGCGTGCCCTGCGTGAGGTCAATTTAATGATGGAGCAAAGCCAGGGCGAACTTGCCAAGATAACCCAGAGAAATACGGCAATTTCATCACATCTTCAGCAGGTGCAAAAACAGGATTCGGGGAGTGAAGAACTAAAGATGGCTTATGATTCCGCCCTGGATGCCCAGCAGAGACTGTTCGTCATGCGCGGGCAATTGGAAAAACTTCAAAACGACAAAACTTATCTTGAAAAATACAAGGCGGTTCTGGAGGCGGCAGTTTCAGGGACGGGTGATTCTTCAGCCTCGACCACATCGGCGGGGAGTCCCAAGAGTCAGATGGCCGGGATCGAAATGATCGTCAGTGCCCAGGAGGCGGAGCGTCAGCGCCTTTCCCGTCAAATGCATGACGGTCCCGCGCAGGCGCTTTCCAATTTTATTTTGCAGACCGAGATTGCAATGCGCCTTCTGGATGTTGACCCGGCGCAGGCGAAGGGCGAGTTGGGGAATTTAAAGACTTCGGCCATGAGCACCTTTCAGAAAGTACGCAATTTCATTTTTGAATTACGTCCGATGATGCTCGATGATTTGGGATTGACGCCAACCTTGAAAAAATATGCTGATGCTTTTAAGGAGCAGTCCGGCATGGAGGCAAGTATCACAGTCACAGGCACGGAACGCCGTTTCGAGCCGTATTTGGAGGTGATGATTTTCCGTGCCGTGCAGGAATTGCTTGGAAATGCGGCACGGCACAGTCAGGGCACCTTGGTGAAGGTTCAGGTGGATCTTGGAAATGATCAAATTCGAGTGAGCGTGGACGATAATGGCAAGGGTTTCGATCCCGAAACCCTTCCAGAAACTTCCAATTTGGGTTTGAAGCTTATTCGTGAACGTGCGGAAATGCTGGGCGGGAATTTTGAAATTGACAGCGCCGCTGGCTCCGGTGCCAGGATATCCTTTTCAGTACCGGCAAAGAATTGAGCCCTTTTCGGCGCCGGATGGGCGACCTAACAATATTGTCAGGCTTCATTGCCGTTTGAGCCCTGCTTGTCCATAATATGCTTTTGTCATTTTTCTTGTATAATGAGCATGTTATAAGATAGATTGTCAATAACCTGCTCGTTGAGAGGAGAAGATTATGCGTCGCGGTCGAACTCTGATTTTGGTACTTCTGATAATCATAATTGGCATGGTGGTTGGGTTTGTTGCCATCCGCCAGTTTTTGTTTACCCCCCAGGAGGATGAACAGCCACAGCAGGTTTTTGTTGAGGTGTATTACGCCGCTCAAAACATTCCACAGGGCGGGCCGATTACCGAGGATGTGCTGGCGACGATGAGCATCCCCTCGGAAAATGTCGTTGCCGTCATGTTTACAAGGGAAAAATTGCCGATACTGCTTAACAATAAGGTGGCGAAATTTCCTCTTGACCAGGGTGTGGTGATTACCGAGGCCATGGTCAATGATGCATCTTCAGCGGTTCCGATCTCTGGTCCAC of Anaerolineales bacterium contains these proteins:
- a CDS encoding response regulator transcription factor, producing MNQITLLIVDDHPLFRQGVVDALSLEPDMRIIAQSATGDEALELIRAKKPTIAVLDVNLPGMNGQQITHQVSQDRLATRIILMTGYDDVEQAIHAALAGAYGYCSKDIEPQSLSRIIREVAEGKYVFANNVFTRRELELWVEDRIEGARRSYSEPGTPFHPLSDREMEVLACVVRGMSNKEIATLLGISHQTVKNHVTAILRKFGVEDRTQAVVYALKRGWVTLKDTDIRPQE
- a CDS encoding sensor histidine kinase, with translation MTSKEPVDYRSELDETQRALREVNLMMEQSQGELAKITQRNTAISSHLQQVQKQDSGSEELKMAYDSALDAQQRLFVMRGQLEKLQNDKTYLEKYKAVLEAAVSGTGDSSASTTSAGSPKSQMAGIEMIVSAQEAERQRLSRQMHDGPAQALSNFILQTEIAMRLLDVDPAQAKGELGNLKTSAMSTFQKVRNFIFELRPMMLDDLGLTPTLKKYADAFKEQSGMEASITVTGTERRFEPYLEVMIFRAVQELLGNAARHSQGTLVKVQVDLGNDQIRVSVDDNGKGFDPETLPETSNLGLKLIRERAEMLGGNFEIDSAAGSGARISFSVPAKN